CCGCAGGTGCGCTGTCGGTGATGCCGGCCGCGCATACGAAGCCGGCGGGCGGTTCGCCGCGCCAGCGACCAGCGAGGCGTCCCAGCAACAGGGAGCGCCGGTTAGCAAGGTCGATGCGTCCCAGCGCCTTGAGTTCCGCCGGCCAGCGATCGATCACCGTGCCGAACAGCGCCAGCGCCTTTTGCCAATGGTTGGACAATTCCTGCGTCAGTTCCAGTTCGCGCAGCTTGGCCGGCGCAATATCCTCCACCAACAGTTGATCGAGCGTGCGCGCCAGTTCCCCGGCGAGCCGCACCGCCTCGGCCGCGTCGACCGGCTGGCCGGCGCGTGCGCGCTCCTCCGACACCAGTCGCGCGAGGATCATCCGGCGCTGCAAGGGCGCTACCGCTGGTGGCACCGGATCGAGACCATCTGCGGGATCGAGCGCCGCGCCTGCCGCCTCGTCGAGTGACGGATCGCCGATCGCTACCAGCCGAGGCAACAACAGGCCGCCACCACTCGCGCGGACAAAGGCATCGGTCAGCGCGCGTTTGGCGCGATTATTGGGTAGCAGCACGAGGCCACGCGCGAGCCCCATCGGCTCACCGCCGAAGCGTTTGATTAGTCCTGCCGTCAGTGCATCGGCAAAGGCCCGGTGCGCCGGGATCGTATAGAGGCTGGGCTTGCGGCCCTCACCCATCAGCCAACATCGCTTCGGTTTTCGCGATGGCTCCCGGCGTGCCGACGTCGAACCACAGCCCTTGATGGACCAGCCCGTAAGCCCGGCCCGCAGCGATTGCGCGTTCCCAGAACAGCATGGTCGAGAATGGCCCTTCCGGCCAATCGGCGATCACCCGCGGTGAGAGGATCTGCACGCCGGTATAGACGAACGGCGCGATCTTGCCCGGCTGGCGCCGTCCGAGGATGCGTCCATCGGGCGCGACGCGGAAATCGCCTTGACCCGAATGGCAATGCGCACGCGCCTGCGGCACGAGCAGCAAGAGCGCATCCATCTTGTCATCGTCCCAGCGCGCGGCGAGCGCACGGATCGCGTCGGTCGGCCCGTCGATCCACAAATTATCCGAATTGACCACCACGAACGGCTGGTCGCCGATCAGGTCGCGCGCCTGGACGATGCCACCGCCGGTCTCCATCAACTTGCCGCGTTCATCGGACACGACCACGTCGATACCCTTTACGCGGTTCTTGAGATGCGCCTCGAGCGCATCGGCGAGATAATGGACATTGACCACCGCCCGTTTGACGCCGGCCGAGCGCAACCGGTCGAACACATGGTCAAGCAACGCCTTGCCGCCAACTTCGACCAGCGGCTTGGGTCGCGTCGCGGTCAGCGGACGCATGCGCTTGCCGAGCCCCGCCGCCATGACCATCGCGGTTTCGGGCACATGCCCGCCCGGATCGGGGCGGATGGCCAGCGTGCGCTTCAGACTCATTGGCTGATCGTCATCGGGTCACCACGCATGTCGGTCGGGATATTCGCGTCGAACCAGGCCGCGACCGGCGCCAGTGCCGGGTGCGCCAAATCATGTTCGAGATAACGCCACACACGCGGGCACATGCCCGGATAACGCGGTTTGCCGTCGCGTTTCCACAGTCGCGTGAAGATGCCGATGATCTTCGCGTTCCGCTGTGCGCCGAGTACATGATAGGCGGTGTCGAAATCATCGCCGACGCCAGTGATCCGCCGATAACGATCGAGCATCACCGCCTCCAGCGCGGGTGGCACATCGCGCCGCGCATCCTGCAACAGAGAGACGAGGTCATAGGCTGGATGCCCGGCCAGCGCATCCTGGAAATCGAGCAAACCGAGCGTCTCGCTGCCGCCTTCGACCGCGGCGCCGATCAGCATCAGGTTTTCGGCATGATAATCGCGCAGCACGGTCACGCGCGGCCCGGCCAATGTGCTGGCCAGCACCTGGTCCCATGCATCGCGGTAACCGGCGAGGTCGGCATCGATGCCGATCGCCGGGCAATACCATTCGGTGAGCAAGCCCGCCTCGCGGTGAAGTTCGGACAAATTATAAGCCGGCAACGGCCCCGCTTCATGATCGCGCAGCCGGATCAGCACGTCGATCGCCGCTTCGTAGAGCCTGAGTTCGCTCTCCGGCGCGGCATCGACCGTCTCGCGCATCCGTGCGTCACCGAAATCCTCGATCAGCACCAGGCCGTTATCGAGATCGATGCCGTGGATCGTCGGTGCGGCAAAGCCGCGCTCGACCAGCCACCGCGCGATGGTGATGAATGGTTGCGGATCCTCATGCGGCGGCGGCGCATCCATCAGCACCGCACTGCGATCATGATCGACCACGCGGAAATACCGCCGGAACGATGCATCGCCGGCCAGCGGCAGGATCGATGCCTCCGCCCAGCCGATGCCGCGAAGAAAGTCGGCCGCGGCGGCCGGGGGATTCATATCAGGTGCCATCGCGCCTTCCATGCCGCCGGGACCCGCGCTGTCAAGGCGCGCGCGCCATCGGGCATGATCTCCAGGGTGAGTGCCAGCGCATGCGGCCAATATCCGGGCGCACGTTCCGGCCATTCGACGATCAGCAGCGAATCGGATGCCGCGTCGTCGAGGCCCAGTTCTTCCATCTCGTCACGGTGTTCGATGCGATAGAGATCGACATGCAGGACAGGCAAACGCACCTCGGGCGGTGCATAGGGCTGCACGATCGCGAAACTCGGACTGGGCGCCTCGCCGGCCAGCCCGAGCGCGGACAGCAAACCGCGCGCGATGCTCGTCTTGCCCGCGCCGAGTGGACCGGCGAGCGTGATGACGTCGCCCGGTTGCACAAGCGCGGCAAGGCGGACACCGAGATCGTCGCTCGCGGCGGGATCGGCCAGCAAGGTCATATCGGGCACGCTCAATACCCGCTCAGCAACATGTCGATGGCTGCCATGATCGCATCCTGTTCGCTGGCCAGGGACGTGACACGCGGGCCGAGATGGCTCGATCGGATCGCCGCCGCATATTGCGTCATCATCACCACCGCCTCGCCTTCTACATCGAATACCGGATTCAGCCGGCGAGCCGGCGGCGGCGCATTGCCGCGCCGGATAAGCGGTACTGTCAATCGAGTTTCAAGATCGTCCAGATAATCCGTCTGGCAGTCCAGCAGGAATCCGCCACCCCCGGGCAAATGATGCACGTCAAAACGGGCCATCAGAAGAGGCGAAATTCTTCAAGCGGCAGCCCGTTTTTCTCGACCCATTCGTTCGATGCCTGGAGCGCCGCCCGATTTTCTTCGAGCCACCGTCGGGCGCGCTCTTCCGAGACTTGTTTTTCAAGGCCTTGCTCGCAGGCGCGCGATATATTGATACCGAGTTCCTTCGCCTCATCGATCAACGCGGAATCGAGCGATACATTTGTCGGCCGGCGAAATGCGGTTCGCGTTTCGCGAAGGCTGGATCTGGGCATCATTATAGCTCCGGAAGGCTGCACATATAATATGCGCATTGGCCAGCGCATGCAAATACTCAGCGCCGCGGCAGCTCAACCGTGATGAAAGTCCCCTGCCCCGGCTCGGACACCAGCGAGATCGTTCCGCCATGCGCCTCGACGAACTGCTTCGCGAGCGGCAGTCCAAGCCCGAGCGCCCGCTCGCCGCCGCGCGTGGTGCCGGGTTGCGCAAAACGGTCGAACGCGTGCTTGACCGCCTCGGCGCTCATCCCCGCGCCGTCATCGGACACGATGACCCGCGCTGCCGCCGCCGTGCCATCGGTGTGGAGCAGGATGCGTCCGCCTTCCGGCGTGCCGCCGATCGCGTGGCGCAGCAGATGTTCGATCACCTGGCGCAAACGTTCCGCATCGCCCTTCGTGCTGCCGACCGAAGGCATGACCTCGACCGCGAAATCGAGCTTCTTGCGCTTGGCCAGCGATGCCACCGCATCAGCCGCCGCTCGCGCGGTCTGTTCCAGATCGACCTCGAGCATTTCCAACACCGCCGCCTTGCCGTCATTCTGCGTCAGGTCGAGCACTTCGTCGACCAAGGTGCCGAGCCGCTGGACCGACTCCAGGATCGCCTCGACATAATTATCGGCCGCCTTGCTGAGCTTGCCGGCATAACCCTCACTCAGCATCTCGGCGAAACCGCTGATCGAGGTCAGCGGGGTACGCAGTTCGTAGCTCATATTGGCGACGAACGCGGTCTTGACCTGATCGGCCGCCTCGAGCGCCTCATTACGGTCGCGCAGTGCGCGTTCGATCCGGCGGCTGTCGGAAATGTCGAGCATGGTGAACAGGCCGTTGCCGTCGGGTAGCGGCACCGCGGCGAATTCGAAATGCCGGCCATCGGCAAAGGCCACGCGCCCGCCGCGCTGCTGCCGCTCGACCGTCGCCGCCCGCACCAGATCAGCGATCAACTGCGCACGCGCCGGATTGGACAGCTTGCTCGCCGCTGCCTCGGCCAGCACATCGACGCGAGGATGGGTCGAAAGGAACTCCTCCTCGAAGCCCCAGAGCGCGCGGAACTTGTTGTTCCAGATCTGCAACCGCCCGTCTGCCGCGAACACACCGAGTGCCTCATAGAGATTGTCGAAGGTCGCGGTACGTACGCGCAGCAGCGTGTCGCGCGCACTGGCCAGCTGGACCTGCTCGGTCCGGTCCTCGAAGATCAGCAACAGCCCGCCATCGGGCAGCGGCTGCGCAACGACGCGCAGATGCACACCGCCCGGCAAATGCCAATTCTCCTCGATCGCGCCGCCGGTCGCGACGAACCAGTCGCGCCGCTCCGCTTTCCAGCCCGGGAAGTCGCGCACTTCCGGCAAGCGATTGGCCTCGCGCATCCGTTCCAGCACGCGGTCGAATTCGGGGCGGTCGGACAGCCATTCGCTGCGCATCGCAAAAAGACGACGAAACGGCTGGTTATAGAATACCAACGTACGGTCTGCGGCGAATTGCACGACGCCCGCGGAGAGCCGGTCGAGCATCGCGCGCTGCGCGTCACCGAACCGCTTGATCCCACTCCGCGCCTGTTCGAGTTCCTCGATATCGACCGCGAAGCCGGCGACGCCACCCGTCGGCAGCGGCACGTCATAGACGCGCAACATGCGCCGCGCACCACGGATCGTCGCGGGCATCGCCTGCATCTGCGGCCTGTCTGTGTCGCGCGCCAGCACCGCGCTGGCCAATGGCCCACCAATGCCCGATCCCTCGACCAGCTCGACCCCGCGTCGCACGACATCCTCGGCATCAGTGCCTTCGACCGCCTCCACATAACATGAATTGACCATCGCTAGCCGCAGGTCGACGCCGCGATACCACATTGGCAGTGGCGCCGCCTCGATCAGGCCGGTCAGCGCGTCGAAAGCGGCGCGCGCGCCCGCGCCATCCTCGCTCAGGCGTTCGATCTCGGCCTGGCTTTCGGTCGCATCGAACACCCAAAGCACGACGCCGCCCGGCGCCTGCAGATCACGCGGCGCGCGCAGGCCATGGATCATCAAGGTGCGCGACGACCCTTGCGCCTTGACCGCGCGCCGGAATGGCCTGCCAGCCTTTTGCGTCGCGGCGACATCGGCCGCCAGCGCGGCCGAGTCTTCGGCGGTGAGGCCCGTCTTGCCGCCCGCCAGATCGGCGAGATAGCGCGGCGGCGAGGACAGGCCGAACCAGTCGGTGAGGCGATCGGAGAGTTCGAGCCGACCATCGGTGCGCACGACCATGGCGAGCGCGGGAGCGGCGGCGAGCAGGGCCTCAAGGCGGGCGTTGGTGAGGGAGGTCACCGCGGCCTCACGTTGTGCGCGAATGCCGCGGTAAAGCAGTATCGCTGCGATGCCGACAAGTACAGCCAGGATCGCCCCAGCCAATGTGACCCCCATCGTCGAAACCTCGATCACCTTTTTCCCTTCGACTTTACGGCATCAGCGGCTGCCTACCGCCATAGTCACAGGGTATCCAAGGCGGAAGCCAGAAGTCGCGAGATATTGCGCTCGCACAATCGACGGCTTACCCTCGAAGAGGAGAAACTCCGCTGTCAGGTTCGCACGAACAATCCATTCTGACCCATCTGGTGGGTTTCACATCCCATTACCCAGGGGGAGACAGCAATCGTGTCATCAAGCCCGACTCAATCCGATTTTTCGGCGATGCTTGATGCAGCTCGAGCCTACGACCCCAAAGAAACGAAGATCGTTATTTCGCCAGGGCTGGCGGATTGGCTCCTCGCCAATTGTGTCTCGCTCGCCTTCACATCATATCAGACGGGCCAGTTGGTCTTGGCCGGCGTAGGTCCAGATGGACGAGTGTCATTCAACGAGCAGAATTATGCACGCGCGACAGGGCTATGTCGTGATGGCGATCGGCTGTTCGTCGGGTCGATGTTTCAAATCTGGCGCCTCGAGAATATGCTCAAACCCGGTCAATACGCCAATGACGCCTATGACCGGGTACTGGTCCCACGCTGCGCGCACACGGTCAATTATGTCGATACACATGAATTGGGCATCGATCTCGATGATCAAATCGTCTTCGTGAACAGCAGATACTCCTGTCTCGCCACGATCGACGAAAAATTCAGCTTCCGCCCATTGTGGAAGCCCCGCTTCATATCTTCGCTAGCACCGGAAGACCGCTGCCATCTCAACGGACTTGCGATGGTCAATGGAGCTCCCGCTTATGTAAGCGCGGTCAGTACCACCGACTACAAGGATGGCTGGCGAACAAATCGCAGTGATGGTGGCGTAATTATCGAGGTACAAAGCGGTGAAATCGTGACAAACCGGCTGTCAATGCCTCACAGTCCCCGAGTACATGATGGCGCGCTATGGGCGCTGGATTCAGGGCGCGGTCGTATCGTTCGGGTTGATCGCGCTACGGGGGCGCTCGAAGATGTCGCCTTTTTCTCCGGCTTCCTGCGCGGGCTGGCCTTTCACAATGGCCATGCGATCGTCACCGTGTCGAAAGCGCGCGGAGGCAGTTTCAGAGATCTCCCGCTGCAAACCGATATTG
This portion of the Sphingomonas sp. So64.6b genome encodes:
- a CDS encoding nucleotidyltransferase family protein, with amino-acid sequence MSLKRTLAIRPDPGGHVPETAMVMAAGLGKRMRPLTATRPKPLVEVGGKALLDHVFDRLRSAGVKRAVVNVHYLADALEAHLKNRVKGIDVVVSDERGKLMETGGGIVQARDLIGDQPFVVVNSDNLWIDGPTDAIRALAARWDDDKMDALLLLVPQARAHCHSGQGDFRVAPDGRILGRRQPGKIAPFVYTGVQILSPRVIADWPEGPFSTMLFWERAIAAGRAYGLVHQGLWFDVGTPGAIAKTEAMLADG
- a CDS encoding phosphotransferase translates to MNPPAAAADFLRGIGWAEASILPLAGDASFRRYFRVVDHDRSAVLMDAPPPHEDPQPFITIARWLVERGFAAPTIHGIDLDNGLVLIEDFGDARMRETVDAAPESELRLYEAAIDVLIRLRDHEAGPLPAYNLSELHREAGLLTEWYCPAIGIDADLAGYRDAWDQVLASTLAGPRVTVLRDYHAENLMLIGAAVEGGSETLGLLDFQDALAGHPAYDLVSLLQDARRDVPPALEAVMLDRYRRITGVGDDFDTAYHVLGAQRNAKIIGIFTRLWKRDGKPRYPGMCPRVWRYLEHDLAHPALAPVAAWFDANIPTDMRGDPMTISQ
- a CDS encoding PAS domain-containing sensor histidine kinase — encoded protein: MGVTLAGAILAVLVGIAAILLYRGIRAQREAAVTSLTNARLEALLAAAPALAMVVRTDGRLELSDRLTDWFGLSSPPRYLADLAGGKTGLTAEDSAALAADVAATQKAGRPFRRAVKAQGSSRTLMIHGLRAPRDLQAPGGVVLWVFDATESQAEIERLSEDGAGARAAFDALTGLIEAAPLPMWYRGVDLRLAMVNSCYVEAVEGTDAEDVVRRGVELVEGSGIGGPLASAVLARDTDRPQMQAMPATIRGARRMLRVYDVPLPTGGVAGFAVDIEELEQARSGIKRFGDAQRAMLDRLSAGVVQFAADRTLVFYNQPFRRLFAMRSEWLSDRPEFDRVLERMREANRLPEVRDFPGWKAERRDWFVATGGAIEENWHLPGGVHLRVVAQPLPDGGLLLIFEDRTEQVQLASARDTLLRVRTATFDNLYEALGVFAADGRLQIWNNKFRALWGFEEEFLSTHPRVDVLAEAAASKLSNPARAQLIADLVRAATVERQQRGGRVAFADGRHFEFAAVPLPDGNGLFTMLDISDSRRIERALRDRNEALEAADQVKTAFVANMSYELRTPLTSISGFAEMLSEGYAGKLSKAADNYVEAILESVQRLGTLVDEVLDLTQNDGKAAVLEMLEVDLEQTARAAADAVASLAKRKKLDFAVEVMPSVGSTKGDAERLRQVIEHLLRHAIGGTPEGGRILLHTDGTAAAARVIVSDDGAGMSAEAVKHAFDRFAQPGTTRGGERALGLGLPLAKQFVEAHGGTISLVSEPGQGTFITVELPRR
- a CDS encoding type II toxin-antitoxin system CcdA family antitoxin, which gives rise to MIDEAKELGINISRACEQGLEKQVSEERARRWLEENRAALQASNEWVEKNGLPLEEFRLF
- the tsaE gene encoding tRNA (adenosine(37)-N6)-threonylcarbamoyltransferase complex ATPase subunit type 1 TsaE — its product is MTLLADPAASDDLGVRLAALVQPGDVITLAGPLGAGKTSIARGLLSALGLAGEAPSPSFAIVQPYAPPEVRLPVLHVDLYRIEHRDEMEELGLDDAASDSLLIVEWPERAPGYWPHALALTLEIMPDGARALTARVPAAWKARWHLI
- a CDS encoding CcdB family protein, which codes for MARFDVHHLPGGGGFLLDCQTDYLDDLETRLTVPLIRRGNAPPPARRLNPVFDVEGEAVVMMTQYAAAIRSSHLGPRVTSLASEQDAIMAAIDMLLSGY
- a CDS encoding TIGR03032 family protein — its product is MSSSPTQSDFSAMLDAARAYDPKETKIVISPGLADWLLANCVSLAFTSYQTGQLVLAGVGPDGRVSFNEQNYARATGLCRDGDRLFVGSMFQIWRLENMLKPGQYANDAYDRVLVPRCAHTVNYVDTHELGIDLDDQIVFVNSRYSCLATIDEKFSFRPLWKPRFISSLAPEDRCHLNGLAMVNGAPAYVSAVSTTDYKDGWRTNRSDGGVIIEVQSGEIVTNRLSMPHSPRVHDGALWALDSGRGRIVRVDRATGALEDVAFFSGFLRGLAFHNGHAIVTVSKARGGSFRDLPLQTDIEKSGAPSICAVMIINLASGVIVESIHFDGKVTELFDVIVLPDVRNPMSLGPATVEMIGTVSFDEHSPPLL